One window of Tenacibaculum maritimum NCIMB 2154 genomic DNA carries:
- a CDS encoding sodium:solute symporter → MEPINVLLLIICYFCLLICISYSTSKSANNNTFFKANNSSPWYVVAFGMIGASLSGVTFISVPGWVETQAMGYMQMVLGYVLGYAIIGLILLPLYYKLNLTSIYTYLANRFGNYSYKTGASFFLLSRTIGASFRLFLVANVLQLLLFDAYGIPFWLTVTITIALIWLYTFKGGIKTIVWTDTLQTLFMLIAVGVCIYTISEDMQITNLIEYVSKNKLSKTFFFDDWKAGNYFWKQFFSGAFIAVVMTGLDQDMMQKNLTCKNLKDAQKNMFWFTIVLVIVNLLFLILGVLLTDFAVQHGIHAHKDQLFPVIATKSTLGATTATFFLLGLIAAAYSSADSALTSLTTSFSIDILEIDKKESIRQQEKIRKKIHIAFSFILMTTILIFKYFIADASVIAKIFTFAGYTYGPLLGLYSFGLFTQKTTRDKLVPFICITAPILTYCISYFCKEKFNFDFGFFVLILNGLITFLGLLSFTKKTSNG, encoded by the coding sequence ATGGAACCAATAAATGTACTACTCTTAATTATTTGTTACTTCTGCTTATTGATATGCATCTCTTATAGCACAAGCAAATCTGCAAATAATAACACTTTTTTTAAAGCAAATAATTCCTCTCCTTGGTATGTTGTTGCCTTTGGTATGATAGGTGCTTCCTTATCTGGAGTTACTTTCATTTCCGTTCCTGGCTGGGTAGAAACGCAAGCAATGGGGTATATGCAAATGGTATTGGGCTATGTACTAGGTTATGCTATCATTGGTTTGATTTTACTTCCTCTATACTATAAACTAAATCTAACCTCTATATACACTTATTTAGCTAATAGGTTTGGAAACTACTCCTATAAAACAGGTGCTTCTTTCTTTTTACTATCTCGAACTATTGGCGCGTCTTTTCGCTTATTTCTCGTTGCTAACGTTTTGCAATTACTGCTTTTTGATGCTTACGGAATTCCTTTTTGGCTAACAGTAACTATAACCATAGCTTTAATATGGCTATACACCTTTAAAGGTGGTATAAAAACTATTGTTTGGACAGATACATTACAAACACTGTTCATGCTAATTGCTGTTGGAGTTTGTATTTATACCATATCTGAAGATATGCAAATAACGAATCTTATCGAGTACGTTTCTAAAAACAAACTTTCGAAAACCTTTTTTTTCGATGACTGGAAAGCTGGTAATTATTTTTGGAAGCAATTTTTTTCGGGTGCTTTTATTGCTGTTGTCATGACAGGATTGGACCAAGATATGATGCAGAAAAACTTAACCTGTAAAAATTTAAAAGATGCTCAAAAAAATATGTTTTGGTTTACAATTGTTTTAGTAATTGTAAATCTCTTATTTTTAATATTAGGAGTATTATTAACCGATTTTGCTGTACAGCATGGAATCCATGCTCATAAAGATCAGTTATTCCCTGTAATTGCTACTAAAAGCACTTTAGGAGCCACTACTGCAACATTCTTTTTACTAGGATTGATTGCTGCTGCTTACTCAAGTGCTGATTCTGCGCTAACTTCCCTAACAACTTCTTTTAGTATCGATATTTTGGAAATTGACAAAAAAGAAAGCATTAGGCAACAAGAAAAAATAAGAAAAAAAATTCATATTGCTTTTTCCTTTATTTTAATGACCACTATTTTGATCTTTAAATATTTTATTGCAGATGCTAGCGTAATTGCTAAAATTTTCACTTTTGCGGGATATACCTATGGCCCTTTACTTGGTTTATATAGCTTTGGCTTATTCACTCAAAAAACTACAAGAGATAAATTAGTTCCTTTTATCTGTATAACTGCTCCTATTTTAACTTATTGTATTAGCTATTTTTGTAAGGAAAAATTTAACTTTGACTTTGGTTTTTTTGTATTAATACTAAATGGATTAATTACCTTTCTCGGATTATTATCATTCACTAAAAAAACATCTAATGGCTAA
- a CDS encoding GNAT family N-acetyltransferase translates to MQTSPLLKLVPVGLKDLEKLILLSKKTYADSFSESNSTQNMNDYLKKAFNKQQLEKEIVNTESKFYFIKYNSEIAGYLKLNFGNSQTDLKDPNAMEIERIYILNKFQRKKIGQYLLDFAMKIANHRKLKYIWLGVWEKNLKAIKFYRKNGFKKNGSHPFKMGTETQTDDIMVKNI, encoded by the coding sequence ATGCAAACTTCTCCTCTTCTTAAACTAGTACCCGTAGGATTAAAGGATCTAGAAAAGCTTATTTTATTATCAAAAAAAACTTATGCAGATTCTTTCTCTGAAAGCAATTCTACACAAAACATGAATGATTATTTGAAAAAAGCTTTTAATAAACAACAATTAGAAAAAGAAATAGTCAATACTGAATCAAAATTTTACTTTATAAAATACAATAGTGAAATAGCTGGTTACTTAAAACTTAACTTCGGAAACTCTCAAACCGATCTCAAAGACCCCAATGCTATGGAAATAGAACGTATTTATATATTAAATAAATTTCAAAGAAAAAAGATAGGGCAATATCTACTTGATTTCGCCATGAAAATAGCCAATCATAGAAAGCTAAAGTATATTTGGTTAGGGGTTTGGGAAAAAAACTTAAAAGCAATTAAGTTTTATAGAAAAAATGGCTTTAAAAAAAATGGAAGTCACCCTTTTAAAATGGGAACAGAAACTCAAACTGATGATATCATGGTTAAAAATATCTAA
- a CDS encoding thioredoxin family protein produces the protein MIQELNQDNLGEILKGNKTVIVQYSATWCGNCRIMKPKFKKLASENENVAFVIVDAEKFPESRKLADVSNLPTFATFVDGNFVNQTQTNKFEVLKDLLSEVV, from the coding sequence ATGATTCAAGAATTAAATCAAGATAATTTAGGGGAAATATTAAAAGGAAATAAAACAGTTATTGTACAGTATTCTGCTACTTGGTGTGGAAATTGTAGAATAATGAAACCTAAGTTTAAGAAGTTAGCTTCAGAAAATGAGAATGTTGCTTTTGTAATCGTAGATGCAGAGAAGTTTCCTGAAAGTAGAAAATTAGCAGATGTTAGTAATTTACCTACTTTTGCGACTTTTGTAGATGGTAACTTTGTAAACCAAACTCAAACAAATAAATTTGAGGTATTGAAAGATTTATTAAGTGAAGTTGTATAA
- a CDS encoding DUF6952 family protein, with protein MKLPVIKHLTNFIEENDQDYVLETIETLEALTEVPSLKDDELDVIGELISNLYGAVEVDKMIKEGTPKKEALNAFMKRVLGAIDK; from the coding sequence ATGAAATTACCTGTAATAAAGCATTTAACTAACTTCATTGAGGAAAATGATCAAGATTATGTTTTGGAAACTATAGAAACTTTGGAGGCATTAACAGAAGTACCATCATTAAAAGATGATGAACTTGATGTTATAGGAGAATTAATATCTAATTTATATGGAGCTGTAGAAGTGGATAAAATGATTAAAGAGGGAACTCCAAAGAAAGAGGCGTTGAACGCTTTTATGAAACGTGTTTTAGGTGCTATTGATAAATAA